In Mycobacterium gallinarum, a single window of DNA contains:
- a CDS encoding Acg family FMN-binding oxidoreductase, whose translation MTQAKPSFAVIQDAVRLACRAPSLHNSQPWRWVAETSTLHLFADFTRVMNAADPEGREIYLSCGAALDHLTVAMAAFGWEAAVQRFPDPDDPLHVAAITFDSAPPGMAADSRADALAIGRRFTDRRPYEAPADWARFEVLLRQTVLRHHVMFDTVLDNARPTLATVSRLTAALRANDPSYEAELNWWTSPFASGDGVPQSALLSAEAAGLIDAGRHFPTPYASPRTEHAEVDRSKIVVLSTHHEDARLDVLRCGEALSAVLLRCTASGLATCTLTHMTELAQSREIVRELTGQRGTPQLLIRIGYSRPADAALAATPRRPLADVLERRE comes from the coding sequence ATGACACAAGCAAAGCCGAGTTTCGCGGTGATACAAGACGCCGTCCGGTTGGCCTGCCGCGCTCCATCGCTGCACAACAGTCAGCCATGGCGGTGGGTTGCCGAAACTTCGACACTCCATCTTTTCGCCGACTTCACACGGGTGATGAACGCCGCTGACCCCGAAGGTCGCGAGATCTACCTCAGCTGTGGCGCCGCACTCGATCATCTGACCGTCGCGATGGCCGCCTTCGGATGGGAAGCTGCCGTGCAGCGCTTCCCCGATCCTGATGATCCTCTTCACGTGGCGGCGATCACCTTCGATTCGGCGCCGCCCGGAATGGCCGCAGACAGTCGAGCCGATGCGCTGGCCATCGGCCGGCGCTTCACGGATCGGCGACCCTACGAGGCTCCTGCTGATTGGGCGAGATTCGAAGTGCTGCTTCGCCAGACCGTCCTCCGCCACCACGTGATGTTCGACACCGTGCTCGACAATGCGCGACCGACCTTAGCGACGGTTTCTCGACTCACGGCGGCGCTCCGGGCAAACGACCCCTCCTATGAAGCAGAACTCAATTGGTGGACCTCACCTTTCGCATCGGGAGATGGGGTGCCGCAATCGGCGCTGCTGTCAGCTGAGGCAGCCGGACTCATCGATGCCGGCCGTCATTTTCCCACCCCTTACGCCTCCCCCCGCACCGAGCACGCCGAAGTCGACCGGTCCAAAATCGTGGTTTTGTCCACTCATCACGAAGATGCCCGGTTGGACGTGTTGCGGTGTGGAGAGGCACTATCGGCGGTTTTGCTCCGGTGCACGGCGAGTGGGCTGGCGACGTGCACCCTCACCCATATGACCGAACTAGCTCAAAGCCGCGAGATCGTCCGTGAATTAACTGGTCAACGGGGTACGCCCCAGCTGCTGATCAGGATCGGATACTCCCGGCCTGCCGATGCGGCATTGGCCGCTACACCGCGCAGGCCGCTGGCCGATGTGCTTGAACGACGTGAATGA
- a CDS encoding 3-oxoacyl-ACP synthase III family protein, with protein sequence MGTVIDAVGCTHGRWRTRHSALHLAVESAEDCLRHAGRTAREIDLLINAGIYRDRNLAEPALAALIQQDVGANPEEPHENGHGTFSFDVANGSCGLLTALQIADGFLKSHVIRCALVVASDADPGHGMSEQFPFAAAGASLLCTWSDDDRGFGPTYWQNLLDQGESLSATVGLVDHRNVLRFHESPSLEQKFADAASRAVDRCLRDASLTIDDVDAIVATPPRPQYRAALAVRLGVSPERITMAHDERMHTAALASAFSQAATAVGATGSILIVAAGAGVTVGATLYRL encoded by the coding sequence ATGGGCACTGTGATTGACGCCGTCGGCTGCACCCATGGACGCTGGCGCACACGTCACAGCGCCCTTCATCTTGCGGTCGAGTCGGCCGAGGATTGTCTGCGTCATGCCGGACGTACTGCGCGGGAGATCGACCTGTTGATCAATGCCGGGATCTATCGTGACCGCAATTTGGCCGAGCCGGCGCTGGCCGCACTGATCCAGCAGGATGTCGGCGCCAACCCCGAAGAACCACATGAAAACGGCCACGGCACATTTTCGTTCGACGTCGCAAACGGATCTTGCGGTCTCCTCACGGCCTTACAAATCGCGGACGGCTTCCTGAAGTCACACGTGATCAGATGCGCGTTGGTGGTGGCAAGCGATGCGGATCCCGGGCACGGAATGAGCGAACAGTTTCCGTTCGCGGCGGCCGGCGCATCACTATTGTGCACGTGGTCGGACGACGACCGCGGGTTCGGACCAACCTACTGGCAGAATCTCCTCGACCAAGGAGAATCCCTGTCCGCCACAGTCGGGCTAGTTGATCACCGAAATGTTCTTCGCTTTCACGAATCACCCTCACTTGAGCAGAAATTCGCTGACGCTGCATCACGAGCCGTTGACCGGTGCCTTCGCGATGCGTCGCTGACCATCGACGACGTCGACGCAATTGTGGCAACTCCGCCCAGGCCGCAGTATCGCGCCGCGCTCGCGGTCCGACTGGGTGTTTCACCGGAAAGAATCACGATGGCTCACGACGAAAGAATGCACACAGCCGCATTGGCGTCTGCATTCAGCCAGGCGGCGACCGCCGTTGGGGCGACTGGTTCGATTCTCATCGTCGCCGCCGGTGCCGGAGTGACCGTCGGCGCGACGCTGTACCGGTTGTGA
- a CDS encoding 3-oxoacyl-ACP synthase III family protein has translation MEHTDWLVMEPSAGAPDAPFRARLAGAGRHLPTTHLGTDELMATTRHRTHIDLERLTGIRERRVSVGDEDSYSLATAAALDCLDKAQVDASSIDVVISCSITKFQDGLTQWLEPTMSAGVAHAIGAPDAMTFDLSNACAGMLTGVTVANNWIRQGSIQRALVVSGEYISQLGQNAARHIRTIMSKELASLTLGDAGAALLLERAAPGSAGIELAGFTTVAQYSRLCLAYPKGSEPAARMFTDARGIHQAAMSNTPVLLHEVLDAVGISIHDIDHVITHQTSARAIRKGMARVSAEFGDSPRHDAVITVDRYGNTASTTHTVALVEELQAGNIRPGETVALIALASGLEIGIVLLTLDEKMVDRYGHCD, from the coding sequence ATGGAACACACGGACTGGCTGGTCATGGAGCCTTCAGCGGGGGCTCCCGACGCGCCGTTCCGGGCACGGTTGGCCGGTGCGGGCCGGCACCTGCCGACGACGCACCTGGGCACCGATGAGCTGATGGCCACGACACGGCATCGCACACACATCGACCTGGAACGGCTGACCGGAATCAGAGAACGTCGCGTTTCGGTGGGGGATGAGGACTCCTACAGCCTCGCTACCGCGGCGGCGTTGGACTGCCTCGACAAGGCGCAGGTCGACGCCTCATCAATCGACGTGGTGATCAGCTGCAGCATCACGAAGTTCCAGGATGGCCTGACGCAGTGGCTCGAGCCGACAATGAGCGCGGGCGTCGCACACGCGATCGGGGCACCCGATGCGATGACTTTCGATCTGTCGAACGCATGCGCTGGAATGCTGACCGGAGTCACGGTAGCCAACAACTGGATTCGACAGGGCTCGATCCAACGCGCGTTGGTGGTCAGCGGAGAGTACATCTCGCAGCTGGGGCAGAATGCGGCGCGACATATTCGCACCATCATGAGCAAAGAGCTGGCCTCCCTGACACTCGGTGACGCGGGCGCCGCGCTGCTACTCGAGAGGGCCGCCCCTGGATCCGCGGGTATCGAGCTTGCGGGCTTCACCACCGTGGCCCAATACAGCCGACTCTGCCTGGCATACCCCAAGGGCAGTGAACCTGCTGCGCGAATGTTCACAGACGCACGCGGAATCCACCAGGCCGCGATGTCCAACACTCCAGTCCTATTACACGAAGTGCTTGATGCGGTGGGCATCTCGATACACGACATCGATCACGTAATCACCCACCAGACGTCCGCACGCGCTATCCGCAAGGGTATGGCGCGGGTTTCTGCGGAATTCGGCGACAGCCCTCGACACGATGCGGTGATCACTGTCGACCGGTATGGCAATACCGCATCGACCACCCACACGGTCGCCCTAGTCGAAGAACTGCAGGCGGGAAACATCCGGCCCGGTGAAACGGTCGCATTGATCGCGCTGGCGTCCGGTCTGGAGATCGGAATTGTCCTCTTGACGCTGGACGAGAAAATGGTGGATCGCTATGGGCACTGTGATTGA
- a CDS encoding potassium channel family protein has translation MTDWVIAIVGALLVAVVVRDVFHTLFHPIGHGSIAPQVMKFVWWLLRLFPSDRRIASLTGPLGIALVVLTWGAIAILGWAMLYFAQMPASFAYSSELNPAARNEVFDSLYLSLVTIGTLGFGDIVPTSPFLRLIVPLEALFGFMLLTAAVSWVLQIYPALHRRRVLALQLSTLRDARRANPDVSVDDIPTDVLAGIAGAVVEARNDFTQYGATYYFRDLEADASLAVSLEYATQLATEAAASEQPQTRLVGSLISAAVASLAGLLDEEFLQLGGDTDAVIKAYAEDHRHNS, from the coding sequence GTGACGGACTGGGTAATCGCGATAGTCGGGGCGCTACTCGTGGCAGTGGTGGTTCGCGACGTGTTCCACACACTGTTCCATCCGATCGGCCACGGCAGCATTGCCCCGCAAGTCATGAAGTTCGTGTGGTGGCTGCTGCGGCTGTTCCCGTCCGATCGTCGGATCGCATCATTGACCGGGCCTCTGGGGATCGCATTGGTCGTCTTGACCTGGGGAGCGATCGCGATCCTCGGATGGGCGATGCTGTACTTCGCCCAAATGCCAGCGAGCTTCGCCTATAGTTCCGAGCTGAATCCCGCTGCCCGCAACGAAGTCTTCGATTCGCTCTATCTATCGCTGGTGACGATCGGCACCCTCGGGTTCGGCGACATTGTGCCCACGTCTCCATTTCTTCGCCTGATCGTCCCACTCGAAGCACTGTTCGGATTCATGTTGCTCACGGCCGCCGTGTCCTGGGTTCTCCAGATTTATCCTGCTCTTCACCGCAGACGCGTTCTGGCGCTTCAACTCTCGACCCTGCGGGATGCACGCCGAGCAAACCCCGACGTGAGCGTCGACGACATTCCTACCGACGTTCTCGCCGGAATCGCCGGCGCGGTCGTCGAGGCGCGAAACGACTTCACGCAATACGGTGCGACGTATTACTTCCGCGACCTGGAAGCGGACGCTTCGCTGGCGGTCTCACTCGAATACGCCACCCAACTCGCTACCGAGGCTGCCGCCAGCGAACAGCCGCAGACAAGGCTGGTGGGGAGCCTCATCTCCGCCGCGGTTGCCAGCCTTGCCGGGCTTCTCGACGAGGAATTTCTGCAACTCGGCGGGGACACCGACGCCGTCATCAAGGCCTACGCGGAAGACCACCGACACAACAGCTGA
- a CDS encoding GAF domain-containing sensor histidine kinase produces MTDGSRSKAGPGAPQLRDTLSGLRLRELLKEVQDRVEQIVEGRDRLDGLVEAMLVVTSGLELDQTLKTIVHTAIELVDAGYGALGVRGHDHELVEFIYEGIDEEMRERIGHLPEGRGVLGVLIDDPKPIRLDNISHHVSSVGFPPNHPPMQTFLGVPVRIRDEVFGNLYLTEKAGGQPFSEDDEVLVQALAAAAGIAIDNARLYEQSRTRQSWIEATRDIGTELLAGTDPATVFRLVADESRHLSGAELTLVAVPADADLPIGETTELMVAATAGDGPAASLQSIPVEGTPIGEAFVQRTPGRFGHIELQETATGPALVLPLRASDEVAGVLVALRSVGASPFSSEQFDMMTAFADQAGLAWQLASTQRRMREFSILTDRDRIARDLHDHVIQRLFAVGLALQGTIPRARAPEVQQRLTECVDDLQQVIQEIRTAIFDLHGSSSGVTRLRQRLDEAVAQFANANLRTSVQYVGPLSVVDATLADHAEAVVREAVSNAVRHAQAVSLAVSVVVEDDLTIEVVDNGRGIEGEITGSGLTNLRKRADEAGGSFTIESVPTGGTKLRWCAPLP; encoded by the coding sequence GTGACCGACGGGTCGAGATCAAAAGCTGGTCCAGGCGCACCGCAACTGCGTGACACCCTCTCAGGGCTTCGTCTGCGGGAACTGCTCAAGGAGGTACAGGATCGCGTCGAGCAGATCGTCGAGGGCCGCGACCGCCTCGACGGTCTGGTCGAGGCCATGCTGGTGGTTACCTCTGGTCTCGAGCTCGATCAGACCCTGAAGACGATCGTGCACACGGCCATCGAACTGGTCGACGCCGGGTACGGAGCGCTCGGTGTGCGCGGCCACGATCACGAACTGGTCGAGTTCATCTACGAGGGCATCGACGAGGAGATGCGCGAGCGGATCGGGCATCTTCCCGAGGGGCGGGGCGTCCTCGGTGTGCTCATCGACGACCCGAAGCCGATTCGCCTGGACAACATCTCCCACCACGTGTCGTCCGTCGGATTCCCGCCGAACCACCCTCCGATGCAGACCTTCCTCGGCGTACCTGTGCGGATTCGCGACGAAGTTTTCGGCAATCTGTATCTGACCGAGAAGGCGGGAGGGCAGCCATTCAGCGAGGACGACGAGGTCCTCGTCCAGGCACTGGCGGCGGCCGCAGGTATCGCGATCGACAACGCCCGGCTGTACGAGCAGTCCAGGACCCGGCAGTCCTGGATCGAGGCGACCCGCGATATCGGAACCGAACTGCTCGCGGGGACCGATCCCGCCACGGTGTTCCGGCTCGTAGCCGACGAGTCTCGGCATCTCAGCGGTGCCGAGCTGACGCTGGTGGCCGTGCCGGCCGACGCGGACTTACCGATCGGAGAGACCACCGAACTCATGGTCGCGGCGACCGCCGGTGACGGTCCGGCTGCGTCGCTGCAGAGCATCCCGGTCGAGGGAACGCCGATCGGAGAGGCTTTCGTCCAGCGCACACCCGGCCGGTTCGGCCATATCGAACTGCAGGAAACGGCAACCGGTCCCGCGCTGGTGTTGCCGCTACGCGCCAGCGACGAAGTCGCCGGGGTTCTGGTCGCGCTGCGATCGGTGGGGGCGTCGCCGTTCAGTTCCGAGCAGTTCGACATGATGACCGCCTTCGCCGACCAGGCTGGGTTGGCGTGGCAGCTGGCGAGTACCCAGCGGCGGATGCGCGAGTTCAGCATCCTCACCGACCGCGACCGTATCGCCCGAGACCTGCACGACCATGTCATCCAGCGCCTGTTCGCCGTCGGCCTCGCCCTTCAGGGGACGATTCCAAGGGCACGGGCACCAGAAGTGCAGCAACGCCTGACGGAGTGCGTCGACGACCTCCAACAGGTGATTCAGGAAATCAGGACGGCGATCTTCGATCTCCATGGATCGTCGTCCGGTGTGACTCGGCTACGCCAGCGCCTCGACGAGGCCGTCGCTCAGTTCGCCAATGCGAATCTGCGCACCAGCGTGCAATACGTGGGACCGCTTTCGGTCGTCGATGCGACGCTGGCCGACCACGCCGAGGCTGTTGTGCGAGAAGCGGTGAGCAACGCCGTGCGCCACGCGCAAGCGGTCTCGCTTGCGGTCAGCGTCGTCGTCGAGGACGACTTGACCATCGAGGTCGTCGATAACGGGCGCGGAATCGAGGGCGAGATCACCGGCAGCGGGTTGACGAATCTGCGTAAGCGCGCCGACGAGGCCGGCGGGTCGTTCACCATCGAGTCGGTGCCGACAGGGGGCACCAAATTGAGATGGTGCGCGCCCTTACCGTGA
- a CDS encoding SulP family inorganic anion transporter gives MLATMTLVKWLPGVAQFRGYQRGWLRGDVLAGLTVAAYLVPQVMAYATVAGLPPVAGLWAALAPLALYALLGSSRQLSVGPESTTALMTAVVLAPIVIGDPARYAALAAVLALLVGAICLLGGIARLGFLANLLSRPVLIGYMTGIAIVMIASQLGKITGVAVQGDEFTDQMASFAAGIGQVHWPTLALAALVLLLLLSLAHWLPRAPGPVIAVLVATASVGAMSLDTRGIAVVGDVPSGLPTPGLPPVSLSDLATLVVPAVGIAIVAFSDNVLSARAFATRRSELIDANAELRAVGMCNLAAGVTHGFPVSSSGSRTAVGDIVGSRTQLYSLTTLGCVIVVLVFAGGVLAMFPTAALGALVVFAALHLIDIAEFRRLARFRRSELVLALATTAAVLAFGVLYGVVVAVVLSILELLRRLAHAHDSVLGFVPGIAGMHDIDDYPGATRVPGLVVYRYDAPLCFANAEDFRTRALAAVFDNPEPVEWFVLNAESNVEVDLTALDALEQLRVELARRGIVFAMARVKQDLRESLDAAGILDEIGEDRIFMTLPTAVDEFKRRNRS, from the coding sequence ATTCTTGCCACGATGACATTGGTCAAATGGTTACCCGGCGTCGCGCAATTTCGGGGATATCAGCGGGGCTGGCTGCGCGGGGACGTCCTGGCGGGCCTGACTGTGGCGGCCTATTTGGTCCCTCAGGTGATGGCCTACGCGACTGTCGCCGGTCTTCCACCGGTGGCCGGTCTGTGGGCGGCGCTCGCGCCTCTTGCCCTCTATGCGCTTCTGGGCTCGTCGCGGCAACTCTCGGTCGGACCTGAATCCACGACCGCATTGATGACTGCCGTCGTTCTCGCTCCCATCGTCATCGGCGATCCAGCGCGCTACGCGGCTCTCGCCGCAGTCCTGGCGTTGCTGGTCGGCGCGATCTGTCTCTTGGGCGGCATCGCACGGCTGGGCTTTCTCGCCAACCTGCTGTCACGCCCCGTACTCATCGGATACATGACGGGTATCGCCATCGTCATGATTGCCAGCCAACTGGGCAAGATCACGGGCGTCGCAGTGCAGGGAGACGAGTTCACGGACCAGATGGCGTCTTTCGCGGCCGGAATCGGACAGGTGCACTGGCCGACGCTGGCGCTGGCCGCTTTGGTGCTGCTGCTCCTGCTGTCTCTGGCGCACTGGCTGCCACGCGCGCCAGGACCGGTGATCGCTGTCCTCGTGGCCACGGCATCTGTCGGCGCCATGTCATTGGATACGCGCGGGATCGCCGTCGTTGGCGATGTTCCATCTGGCCTGCCGACGCCGGGGCTACCACCAGTCTCGTTGAGCGACTTGGCAACACTGGTCGTTCCGGCAGTCGGCATCGCGATCGTCGCGTTCTCCGACAACGTGTTGTCCGCGCGCGCGTTCGCCACCCGTAGAAGCGAACTGATCGACGCGAACGCGGAACTGCGCGCCGTCGGGATGTGCAACCTCGCCGCCGGGGTGACACACGGTTTTCCGGTCAGCTCGAGCGGCAGCCGCACCGCCGTCGGCGACATCGTCGGCAGCCGCACGCAGCTCTATTCACTGACCACGCTCGGATGTGTCATCGTCGTGCTCGTCTTCGCAGGCGGGGTGCTCGCGATGTTTCCGACCGCGGCGCTTGGGGCGTTGGTGGTATTTGCCGCACTGCACTTGATCGACATCGCGGAGTTTCGTCGCCTGGCGCGATTTCGCCGCAGCGAACTGGTCCTCGCATTGGCCACTACGGCCGCCGTGTTGGCCTTCGGCGTGCTCTACGGCGTTGTCGTCGCCGTTGTTCTGTCGATTCTGGAATTGCTGCGACGACTGGCACACGCACATGACAGCGTCCTCGGCTTCGTCCCGGGCATCGCCGGGATGCACGATATCGATGATTACCCAGGCGCTACCCGCGTGCCCGGCCTGGTGGTGTACCGATACGACGCACCGCTGTGCTTCGCCAACGCGGAGGATTTCCGGACACGCGCACTGGCTGCCGTTTTCGACAATCCAGAACCCGTCGAATGGTTTGTGCTCAACGCCGAATCCAATGTGGAGGTCGACCTGACGGCGCTCGACGCCCTGGAGCAGCTGCGCGTCGAATTAGCACGCCGTGGAATCGTTTTCGCAATGGCTCGGGTCAAGCAGGACTTACGCGAGTCGTTGGACGCTGCGGGAATTCTGGACGAAATCGGCGAAGATCGCATCTTCATGACGTTGCCCACCGCTGTGGATGAGTTCAAGCGCCGCAACAGGTCCTGA
- a CDS encoding TetR/AcrR family transcriptional regulator, whose amino-acid sequence MTRSAAHVAESSPWSPREAELLAVTLQLLQEEGYDGLTVDAVAATARASKATVYRRWPTKAELVLAAFIEGVRQVAVAPETGSLRGDLVQFGEVICDQARTHASTMRAVLVEVSRNTALNDVLQHQFLDQRKALFKKILGQAADRGEIDRAAITEDLWDVLPGYLIFRSIFSLRPPSRRTVQSLVDEVMIPSLTRLNR is encoded by the coding sequence ATGACCCGGAGTGCTGCTCACGTTGCAGAGTCCTCGCCGTGGTCACCTCGGGAGGCCGAACTCCTTGCCGTGACGTTGCAGCTCCTGCAAGAAGAGGGTTATGACGGGTTGACCGTGGACGCCGTCGCCGCCACTGCGCGCGCCAGCAAGGCGACCGTTTACCGGAGGTGGCCCACCAAGGCGGAGTTGGTGCTGGCTGCGTTCATCGAGGGCGTACGGCAGGTCGCCGTCGCACCCGAGACCGGCAGCTTGCGCGGCGACCTGGTGCAGTTTGGCGAGGTGATCTGCGATCAGGCCCGGACGCATGCCAGCACGATGCGCGCGGTGCTGGTCGAGGTATCGCGTAATACCGCGCTCAACGACGTCCTGCAGCACCAGTTCCTCGACCAACGTAAGGCCCTGTTCAAGAAGATATTGGGGCAGGCCGCCGATCGCGGCGAAATCGATCGGGCCGCCATCACCGAGGACCTCTGGGACGTGTTGCCCGGCTACCTCATCTTCCGATCCATATTTTCGTTGCGGCCGCCGAGTCGCCGTACGGTGCAATCCCTCGTCGATGAGGTGATGATTCCGAGTCTCACGCGCCTGAACCGGTAA
- a CDS encoding MmpS family transport accessory protein, translating to MSRLLGRGWMFIVAIVVVAVAGYAVFRLHGIFGSDHDTGTAEALSDEIIPFNPKHVVLEVFGPPGTVATINYLDVDAQPQRAENVTLPWRYDITTTQTAVLVNVMAQGNSDSLGCRIVIDDVVKDERQVNTMNAYTFCLDKSG from the coding sequence ATGAGTCGCCTTCTTGGTCGCGGCTGGATGTTCATCGTCGCCATCGTGGTGGTGGCTGTGGCCGGCTACGCCGTATTCCGTCTTCATGGCATCTTCGGCTCAGACCACGACACCGGGACGGCCGAAGCCCTTTCAGATGAAATCATCCCGTTCAATCCCAAGCACGTCGTCCTCGAGGTTTTCGGGCCGCCGGGCACCGTCGCGACGATCAACTATCTGGACGTCGACGCCCAGCCCCAGCGCGCCGAAAACGTGACCCTGCCGTGGAGGTACGACATCACGACGACGCAGACGGCAGTGCTTGTCAACGTCATGGCGCAGGGCAACAGCGATTCCCTCGGCTGCCGCATCGTCATCGACGACGTGGTCAAGGACGAGAGGCAGGTCAACACGATGAACGCCTACACCTTCTGCCTGGATAAGTCGGGATGA